One genomic window of Kosmotoga olearia TBF 19.5.1 includes the following:
- the hydE gene encoding [FeFe] hydrogenase H-cluster radical SAM maturase HydE, producing the protein MASSRFDIAKKIEVEGSKELQRIVKKVLTEEELSKEEIIYILSLERGEKDRELLFEFSNAIRKDYVGEMFFIKGVIEFSNYCRKNCDYCGIRAANKIPRYRMSEKEIIEIAKTMLPIGVDTIILQSGEDPYYDIEKLERIVSRIKKETHLPVSLSIGERPKTEYLKLKAAGASKTLLKHETMNRKIFESVHPDDDYDKRIDLLLYTVSIGYIAGSGNIIGLPGQTIEDVADDVLFLRDSGVRMVGLGPFIPAKGTPLENHPYGDPELTLNTYAAVRLCIPKVFMPSTTALGTIDEDLQFEGFKVGCNVIMCNFTPEKYRKNYTIYSDKIKVDFFKTAKRMKDMGLKLNPRILKNLEEYKKVII; encoded by the coding sequence ATGGCGAGTAGTAGATTTGATATCGCGAAAAAAATTGAGGTTGAAGGTTCTAAAGAGCTACAGAGAATCGTCAAGAAAGTTCTAACAGAAGAAGAACTATCAAAAGAAGAGATAATCTATATCCTGTCGCTAGAAAGAGGGGAAAAAGACAGGGAACTGCTCTTTGAATTCTCAAATGCTATTAGAAAAGACTACGTCGGTGAGATGTTTTTCATAAAAGGAGTTATAGAGTTTTCCAACTACTGTCGAAAAAACTGTGACTACTGCGGGATACGTGCTGCAAATAAAATCCCCCGTTACAGAATGTCAGAAAAAGAAATCATAGAGATTGCAAAAACGATGCTTCCCATTGGAGTGGATACGATAATACTTCAATCTGGAGAAGATCCTTACTACGATATAGAAAAACTGGAAAGGATTGTCTCACGTATCAAAAAAGAAACACATCTCCCTGTTTCTCTCTCCATAGGCGAAAGACCAAAAACCGAATACTTAAAGCTCAAAGCTGCAGGCGCCAGCAAAACCTTGTTGAAACACGAAACGATGAACAGGAAAATATTCGAAAGTGTGCATCCTGATGATGATTACGACAAGCGGATAGACCTCCTTCTCTACACTGTCTCTATCGGATATATTGCCGGTTCAGGAAATATAATAGGCCTTCCAGGACAAACCATAGAAGATGTAGCCGATGACGTTCTTTTCTTGAGGGATTCCGGCGTCAGGATGGTCGGCCTTGGGCCTTTTATACCAGCCAAAGGAACACCTCTCGAAAATCATCCTTACGGAGACCCTGAACTCACTTTGAATACCTATGCAGCTGTAAGATTATGCATTCCAAAGGTTTTCATGCCGTCCACCACAGCGTTGGGAACTATCGATGAAGACCTGCAATTTGAAGGATTCAAAGTTGGTTGTAACGTTATAATGTGCAATTTCACACCGGAAAAGTACAGGAAAAACTACACGATTTACTCTGATAAAATCAAAGTTGATTTCTTTAAAACAGCAAAAAGAATGAAAGATATGGGCCTCAAGCTAAATCCAAGGATTCTGAAAAACCTTGAGGAATACAAGAAGGTGATCATATGA
- a CDS encoding YifB family Mg chelatase-like AAA ATPase has product MSHYSKVKSVTMQGLKAIEILVEVDLDKKAILQDVDIVGLGDTVIKESKKRIKSALKNSGFSFPNGRITVNLAPSDVKKEGSYLDLPIAVGILKANGIINSSTDNYIFFGELGLDGSVRKIRGVLPVLLQLSGKHAAAVKFILPTENTHEASTVEGIEIYTVKDIRELVLMLNGDIQKSPLSYVEPTFEATDSEDFSDIKGQEFAKRAAEIAAAGGHNLLLRGSPGCGKTMLARRMPGILPSFTLEEAMETTIIYSVAGLLNGKGLVTKRPFRAPHHTASTTSIIGGGSDAKPGEISLAHNGILFMDEFPEFRRDVLEALRQPLEDGEVTISRAKISATYPARFMLVAAQNPCPCGWYGDKTHECTCSWHEIKRYNKKTSGPIEDRIDIFVDMPRLEFSEYSSVKSGESTKTIRERVERARKRQNLRLKKYKIFSNSQLNHRQLEEIVDLDSEGKKLLEAAVDKLKLTGRSIDKILKVALTISDIEEEKHVFPRHLAEAIQYRKRELSF; this is encoded by the coding sequence ATGAGTCATTATTCAAAAGTAAAAAGTGTCACGATGCAGGGACTTAAGGCCATCGAAATACTCGTGGAGGTGGATCTGGACAAAAAAGCGATTCTTCAAGATGTAGACATCGTCGGCCTTGGCGATACCGTTATCAAAGAAAGTAAGAAACGCATCAAAAGTGCCCTCAAAAATTCCGGGTTCTCTTTTCCCAACGGAAGGATAACCGTGAATCTTGCTCCAAGCGATGTAAAAAAAGAGGGTTCTTATCTAGATCTTCCCATAGCTGTTGGAATCCTGAAAGCTAATGGTATTATCAATTCTTCAACAGATAATTATATATTTTTCGGAGAGTTGGGGCTTGACGGTTCTGTACGAAAGATCAGGGGGGTTCTTCCTGTTCTTCTGCAACTTTCCGGAAAGCACGCTGCGGCAGTTAAATTTATTCTTCCTACTGAAAATACTCATGAAGCCTCTACGGTTGAAGGTATAGAAATTTACACAGTAAAAGACATCAGAGAACTGGTATTGATGTTAAATGGCGATATACAAAAGAGTCCTTTAAGTTATGTAGAACCAACCTTTGAAGCAACTGACTCAGAAGATTTTTCTGACATAAAGGGACAGGAGTTCGCCAAAAGAGCAGCTGAAATAGCTGCCGCTGGTGGTCACAACTTGCTTCTTCGAGGTTCTCCAGGATGTGGAAAAACGATGCTTGCTCGCAGAATGCCAGGAATTCTTCCGTCTTTTACACTGGAAGAAGCTATGGAAACCACCATCATATACAGTGTAGCTGGACTTCTGAATGGAAAAGGTCTGGTAACAAAACGGCCATTTCGTGCCCCTCATCACACCGCTTCGACCACATCTATAATAGGTGGTGGAAGCGATGCAAAGCCCGGCGAGATCAGCCTGGCACATAACGGAATTCTCTTTATGGATGAATTCCCTGAATTCAGGAGAGATGTACTGGAAGCTCTCAGACAACCACTAGAAGATGGTGAAGTCACAATATCCCGTGCAAAAATTTCTGCTACCTATCCGGCCAGATTCATGCTCGTGGCAGCACAAAATCCGTGCCCTTGTGGTTGGTATGGAGACAAAACCCACGAGTGTACCTGTTCCTGGCACGAAATAAAACGTTATAACAAAAAAACCTCTGGTCCAATTGAAGACAGAATCGATATATTCGTCGATATGCCCCGGTTGGAATTCAGCGAATATTCCAGCGTAAAATCTGGCGAAAGTACAAAAACGATTCGAGAACGTGTAGAGCGCGCCAGAAAGCGCCAAAACCTCCGCCTGAAAAAATACAAGATCTTTAGCAATAGTCAGTTAAATCATAGGCAACTCGAAGAAATTGTAGATCTTGATAGTGAAGGGAAAAAACTTCTCGAAGCTGCTGTCGATAAATTGAAACTAACCGGCAGAAGCATAGACAAAATACTCAAGGTTGCTTTAACCATTTCAGATATAGAAGAAGAGAAACACGTGTTTCCACGACATCTTGCAGAAGCTATTCAGTACCGCAAGAGAGAACTTAGCTTTTAG
- the hydG gene encoding [FeFe] hydrogenase H-cluster radical SAM maturase HydG has protein sequence MRTEVRSFINVEEIEEHLEKNSFPSRERIEEIIQKSLDKNRLNPDEVAALLNVRDPELRELIFEGARELKKRVYGNRIVLFAPLYIGNKCINNCVYCGFRVSNKEVVRRTLNFDELKLETKALVNRGHKRLILVYGEHPDYNADFIAKTVEIVYSIKEGNGEIRRVNINAAPLEVEDYKKVKEAGIGTYQIFQETYHPGVYKKMHPTGPKADYLYRLYGLDRAMEAGIDDVGIGALFGLYDWKFEVMGLLYHTIHLEERFGVGPHTISFPRIEPAIGTPISSKPPFSVNDEDFKHLVATLRLAVPYTGMILTAREPIEIRREVLKLGVSQIDAGSNIGIGAYSKEDKEAYKKSQFTLGDTRPLDVVIKELAQEGYIPSFCTACYRLGRTGEHFMEFAIPGFVKRFCQPNAVLTFAEYLADYASEETKEVGSKLIKKEINNVEDEKLKETLRRYYERVLNGERDLYF, from the coding sequence ATGAGAACGGAAGTGAGAAGTTTCATCAACGTTGAAGAAATCGAAGAGCACTTGGAGAAAAATTCTTTTCCCAGTAGAGAAAGAATCGAGGAAATAATTCAAAAGTCTCTCGACAAAAATCGACTGAATCCAGACGAGGTAGCAGCATTGTTGAACGTCAGAGATCCTGAACTGAGAGAACTAATCTTCGAAGGTGCAAGAGAACTGAAAAAACGGGTATATGGGAACAGAATTGTCCTTTTTGCACCATTGTACATCGGAAATAAGTGCATCAACAATTGTGTCTACTGTGGTTTCAGGGTTAGCAACAAGGAGGTTGTAAGGCGCACACTCAATTTCGATGAACTCAAACTCGAAACGAAAGCCCTTGTAAACAGGGGACACAAAAGGCTGATACTCGTTTATGGAGAACACCCTGATTACAATGCGGATTTCATAGCAAAAACCGTCGAAATCGTTTACTCCATCAAAGAAGGAAATGGCGAAATCAGGCGTGTTAATATCAATGCAGCTCCGTTAGAGGTCGAGGATTATAAAAAAGTTAAAGAAGCCGGGATTGGAACCTATCAGATTTTCCAGGAAACTTACCACCCTGGAGTATATAAAAAAATGCACCCAACAGGACCAAAAGCCGATTATCTTTACAGGTTATACGGTCTTGACAGAGCCATGGAAGCAGGGATAGATGATGTTGGAATTGGTGCTCTTTTCGGACTTTACGATTGGAAATTTGAAGTTATGGGATTACTTTATCACACAATACATCTTGAAGAACGTTTTGGAGTAGGGCCGCACACGATATCGTTCCCAAGAATCGAACCAGCAATAGGAACTCCTATCTCCTCGAAACCACCGTTTTCCGTAAATGATGAGGATTTCAAACATCTTGTCGCTACTTTGCGATTAGCTGTGCCTTATACTGGCATGATCCTCACAGCGAGAGAACCCATAGAGATACGCAGGGAAGTCTTAAAACTTGGGGTATCTCAAATAGATGCAGGTTCAAATATCGGAATAGGGGCTTATTCTAAAGAAGATAAAGAAGCTTATAAAAAATCCCAATTTACCCTTGGGGACACGCGACCGTTGGATGTCGTTATAAAGGAACTCGCACAGGAAGGTTACATCCCTTCTTTTTGTACAGCCTGCTACAGATTAGGTAGAACTGGCGAACACTTTATGGAATTTGCTATCCCTGGATTTGTTAAACGCTTCTGCCAACCAAATGCTGTCCTTACATTCGCCGAGTACCTGGCAGATTACGCTTCAGAGGAAACAAAGGAAGTAGGCAGCAAACTGATAAAAAAAGAGATAAACAACGTCGAGGATGAGAAATTAAAAGAAACCCTGAGGCGGTACTATGAGAGAGTTCTCAATGGAGAAAGAGATCTGTATTTCTAA
- a CDS encoding efflux RND transporter permease subunit — MQKLSRFVFTYRVPIVVFFVVISAIGFYLSTNLVVDSDLLKLLPRESDVVKRYENFVKWSSTDDVTFIVLKTNNKTQKGLDELKAAAKKLYQDSYTFPHIEDFIRFDLLSNLGALSLVLVDPSVLKELSPEEFDFSDEFKRLVNYDFSAIHDIGIAFSETLQLKDKILSDSTTTFESFVRIPSEFPENDPMILVMGIKLDGPSSDVDYVDLVIPQLRKWVKSEISEYNISFNLTGDHQATYESHKQASRDFMVTTIVSLIGIALLFYLAYSSFKVTMYIFISLATSMFTTLGLAFLIFGRLNIVTTFVNAITLGLGIDYGIHIITRLSDEVKRRRDPVLSLKHTYYAVTKPLLVSLLTTILVFILLAIIDSPAIRELGILTSVGLFVFFITMYIFLPALSIGSFLKPGKVMKIHSLDRFFYATSAVVKRYSMISLSIIVTILLIFSYIGFVSISNFSYTPPGLMSEESEMLSTLHLLERVFKADVTNSVPILADNIEQVEEISRILDENEYVEGSFSILTIFKEDSDEYMKQFKEVVRTLDRFRGNPLMEAFLKKANYYDELFVLLDESEKIESGKELIDFISETLPESLKKQFIYLSPDGKKYYIVTAYPAAHLYSSNFIKRFFDSLGELVERVEGYPRIFYYIMDIIKKVSLPVSGVAILLVFLIVSLERKNIFDGLKVTFLMIGILLSMFGIMNLIGIKTTFITIITAPLIIGIGVDSLVHMIHSSTTYNLFEAGRTLKSVTMSSATTMLAFFSFSLAEGRLLRNFGLTLTVGVFLALLVAAFAIPVLPWNKER; from the coding sequence ATGCAAAAACTAAGCAGATTCGTTTTCACGTATCGCGTACCGATAGTAGTGTTTTTCGTCGTTATATCAGCAATAGGATTCTACCTTTCAACGAATCTTGTGGTTGATTCTGATCTCCTGAAGTTACTTCCACGGGAAAGCGACGTTGTGAAAAGATACGAGAATTTTGTTAAGTGGAGTAGTACAGACGATGTTACCTTTATAGTTTTAAAAACCAACAACAAAACCCAAAAAGGGCTTGACGAACTAAAAGCAGCTGCCAAAAAGCTGTATCAGGATTCTTACACCTTTCCACATATAGAAGACTTTATTAGATTCGATCTATTATCAAACCTTGGTGCTCTGAGCCTCGTTCTGGTCGATCCTTCGGTTCTTAAAGAGCTATCTCCCGAAGAATTTGATTTTTCTGATGAGTTTAAACGCCTGGTGAACTACGACTTTTCGGCTATTCACGATATCGGTATCGCTTTCTCCGAAACATTACAGTTAAAGGATAAGATTTTGAGTGATTCCACAACGACCTTTGAAAGTTTTGTAAGGATACCATCAGAATTTCCTGAAAATGACCCCATGATCCTTGTCATGGGGATCAAGCTTGATGGTCCTTCATCTGATGTTGATTACGTTGATCTGGTTATACCTCAATTGAGAAAATGGGTGAAGAGTGAAATAAGTGAATACAATATAAGCTTTAACCTGACAGGGGATCACCAAGCAACCTATGAGTCACATAAACAGGCAAGCAGAGATTTTATGGTCACTACAATAGTGTCTTTGATCGGTATCGCCTTGCTTTTTTATCTGGCCTATTCAAGCTTTAAAGTTACTATGTACATCTTTATCTCACTTGCCACATCTATGTTTACCACACTCGGGCTCGCATTTTTGATATTCGGAAGATTGAACATAGTCACGACGTTCGTAAACGCTATAACTCTCGGTTTGGGTATTGACTATGGAATTCACATAATAACAAGATTATCGGATGAAGTAAAACGGCGCAGAGACCCTGTGCTCTCGTTGAAGCATACCTACTACGCTGTCACCAAACCTCTCCTGGTAAGCCTTTTGACAACGATCTTGGTCTTTATTCTTTTAGCTATTATAGATTCTCCAGCCATTAGAGAACTCGGTATTTTAACCTCCGTTGGGCTTTTCGTGTTTTTTATTACCATGTATATCTTTTTACCGGCACTATCAATCGGTTCTTTTTTGAAACCAGGTAAAGTAATGAAGATTCACTCTCTCGATCGATTCTTCTATGCTACCTCTGCAGTTGTAAAACGATATTCCATGATATCCTTAAGCATTATAGTTACAATCTTATTGATCTTCAGTTATATAGGATTTGTCAGTATTTCAAATTTCTCCTATACCCCGCCTGGATTGATGTCCGAAGAATCTGAAATGCTGAGCACTTTGCACCTTCTTGAGCGGGTCTTCAAAGCCGATGTCACCAATTCTGTACCAATACTGGCAGACAATATAGAACAAGTGGAGGAAATCTCGCGAATTCTCGATGAAAATGAATACGTCGAGGGAAGCTTTTCCATCCTTACCATATTTAAAGAAGATAGTGATGAATACATGAAGCAGTTTAAAGAAGTGGTTCGAACGCTGGATAGATTCAGAGGGAATCCTTTAATGGAAGCATTCCTGAAAAAAGCAAATTATTATGACGAACTCTTTGTGCTGTTAGACGAATCCGAAAAGATCGAATCTGGAAAAGAATTGATAGACTTTATCTCTGAGACACTCCCGGAATCTCTCAAAAAGCAATTCATATATCTCTCTCCTGACGGGAAAAAATATTACATAGTTACTGCGTATCCCGCAGCACATCTTTATTCCAGTAACTTCATCAAACGTTTCTTTGATAGCCTTGGGGAGCTGGTAGAAAGAGTAGAGGGTTATCCAAGAATCTTTTATTACATAATGGATATCATAAAGAAAGTGTCTTTACCGGTTTCTGGTGTTGCGATATTGCTTGTTTTTCTGATTGTATCTTTAGAAAGAAAGAATATTTTCGACGGATTGAAAGTTACCTTTTTGATGATAGGCATTTTACTTTCAATGTTCGGTATCATGAATCTAATTGGAATTAAAACCACCTTTATAACTATAATCACCGCTCCACTGATTATCGGTATTGGAGTCGATTCCCTGGTTCACATGATCCACTCTTCTACAACGTACAATCTTTTTGAAGCCGGGCGTACACTGAAATCAGTAACAATGTCTTCAGCTACAACAATGCTCGCATTCTTCAGTTTTTCTCTGGCCGAAGGTAGACTATTGAGAAACTTCGGTTTGACTCTAACCGTTGGGGTTTTCCTTGCCTTGCTGGTTGCAGCCTTTGCTATTCCTGTGCTACCATGGAATAAAGAACGTTGA
- a CDS encoding S41 family peptidase gives MKRIVKSVLIVGIIAVVFVLSAFKALTYDEMLNKFQPVFEIISYVQHSYYDIEKVDYDKVLDETLKGVMKGLDDPFAWYFTPVQKTENKIDTESKYGGIGAVVQYNTKYDALEVVAPMVGSPAERVGLKVGDIIFEVDGHKVSETGYYESVNLLRGKPGTDVTVKVYRKGEDEPLVFTITRAEIEIKTVKYSAIDYNNHRIGYVRITHFSEPTYNEFQKAMFSLLEADGLIIDLRNNPGGLLGSVLNISSLLIPEGLPVITIRDRNGEERIYRSWGSNFSDFIKGKPIVVLVNGGSASASEILTGALKDHKIATVVGTKTFGKAAVQTVYDLSNGGEIWLPTAHYFTPSGSDIHLKGIEPDITVEASETSTNDGRELTVSKVQLDPETDVQLKTALEIIADKLGGAE, from the coding sequence ATGAAGAGAATCGTTAAAAGTGTACTTATTGTCGGGATTATTGCTGTTGTTTTTGTTCTCAGCGCATTTAAAGCGTTGACATACGACGAGATGCTCAACAAATTTCAGCCGGTATTCGAAATCATCTCTTACGTGCAGCATAGTTACTATGACATAGAAAAGGTTGATTACGATAAGGTTCTTGACGAAACACTCAAAGGGGTAATGAAAGGACTGGATGATCCTTTCGCGTGGTATTTTACACCGGTACAAAAAACCGAGAACAAGATAGATACAGAGTCCAAATATGGTGGTATAGGTGCCGTTGTCCAATACAATACAAAATACGACGCTCTTGAAGTTGTAGCACCTATGGTTGGGAGCCCTGCCGAAAGGGTTGGTTTAAAGGTGGGAGACATAATCTTTGAAGTAGATGGCCATAAAGTATCTGAGACAGGATATTACGAATCAGTAAATCTTCTTCGTGGAAAACCAGGAACAGATGTCACAGTTAAGGTCTATAGAAAAGGCGAAGATGAACCCCTTGTGTTCACGATAACCCGAGCAGAAATCGAAATTAAAACGGTTAAATATTCAGCGATAGACTACAACAACCATAGAATCGGTTACGTAAGAATAACGCATTTCAGCGAACCCACTTACAATGAGTTTCAGAAAGCGATGTTCTCTCTTCTGGAAGCAGATGGACTCATTATCGATCTCAGAAACAACCCGGGTGGTTTGCTTGGAAGCGTTTTGAACATCTCGAGTCTTCTTATCCCGGAAGGTTTGCCTGTCATAACAATCCGTGATAGAAACGGAGAAGAAAGAATTTACAGATCCTGGGGAAGCAATTTTAGTGATTTTATAAAGGGTAAGCCTATAGTGGTCCTGGTTAATGGGGGAAGCGCTTCTGCCTCCGAAATACTGACAGGAGCTCTGAAGGATCACAAAATAGCCACCGTTGTTGGTACAAAAACCTTTGGAAAGGCGGCGGTTCAAACCGTTTATGACCTTTCAAATGGCGGCGAAATATGGCTCCCAACAGCACATTACTTCACCCCCTCGGGTTCCGATATACATTTGAAGGGAATAGAACCTGACATAACTGTGGAGGCTTCTGAAACAAGCACAAATGACGGCAGGGAACTAACGGTATCAAAGGTTCAACTTGACCCTGAAACCGATGTACAGCTGAAAACCGCCCTCGAAATCATTGCAGACAAACTTGGTGGTGCCGAATAA
- a CDS encoding metallophosphoesterase family protein, producing MIYAIGDIHGCLESLKKLIEKINPSRTDMLIFVGDYIDRGPNSKGVVDFLIKLSRSRKCIFIRGNHEQMLLDYLNGGKTRKLWHFNGMEYTINSYGGIDKIPEKHIRFFEKTILFHETDEYVFVHAGVRPGIPLNKQKDGDLLWIRDEFIYAEWPVKDKVVIFGHTPVLQEPLIMKDKIGIDTGCVYGGKLTALRLDDMCFFSVKSIF from the coding sequence ATGATTTATGCCATAGGCGATATCCACGGTTGCCTCGAAAGTCTTAAAAAGCTCATAGAAAAAATAAATCCTTCGCGCACTGATATGTTGATATTCGTTGGAGATTATATCGACAGAGGCCCCAATTCAAAAGGAGTAGTCGATTTTCTTATAAAATTATCCAGAAGTCGAAAATGTATTTTCATTCGTGGTAATCACGAGCAAATGTTGCTCGATTACCTGAACGGTGGAAAAACAAGAAAGTTGTGGCATTTTAATGGAATGGAATATACGATAAACAGCTATGGTGGGATAGATAAAATCCCAGAGAAACACATTCGCTTCTTCGAGAAAACCATCCTTTTCCATGAAACCGATGAATATGTTTTCGTTCACGCGGGCGTTCGACCGGGTATTCCGTTAAACAAGCAAAAAGACGGAGATCTTCTATGGATAAGAGATGAATTTATATACGCTGAATGGCCAGTAAAAGACAAAGTAGTCATTTTTGGTCACACACCAGTTCTCCAGGAACCTCTGATTATGAAGGACAAGATTGGTATTGATACCGGATGTGTTTATGGTGGAAAGCTAACCGCTCTTAGGTTGGATGACATGTGTTTCTTCTCAGTTAAGTCTATCTTCTAA